The Calonectris borealis chromosome 6, bCalBor7.hap1.2, whole genome shotgun sequence genome contains the following window.
TGGCTCTGCTGTGCAGAGGAAAGGCCATCCCTGTCCCAGCACTGTCCTGCTCTGCTGGAGCACCTGGGGCCCCCTGGAGACACCGTGTCCTGATGTTCACAGGGGTCCCAAAGCTGTCCCCAAGGTTGTCTCCCCGTGCCCTGCAGAGCCAGAGGGACAGCAGGGTGGAGCCCTCCTACCCCATTCCCTTCTcggtgctgcagggagctggcgGTGCTGGCCCCCAGCAGTGTCGGGTCCCAGGGGACAGCAGGTCCCATGGAGAGatgggcaccccagggtgcctaCCTCTCCATCCACAACCCCTCAGGAGCTGAAGGGGAAGATCCTGCTGAAGGGGAAGAAGATCGGGCGGCTGGAGGACACGCTGGACGGGCCAGGGGACGAGGCACCTGATGTGTCTGATGATGACAatggggcagaggcagaggaggagaggcgGAGGGTGAAGGTGGGTGGCCTGGGCTGGGGACTGGCTGGAAGTGCTGAGCCCCTGGACACAGCTACGGGTCGTGGTGACATCCCAGTGCCGAGGGGAGAGGCAGAGACTGCAGGGACATCACCAGGGAGGGGAACAGCCCTTTCTGCCCCTGGCCATGCCAGCCTGCTCTTTGCACAGTGTCCTTGTGGTGGCACCATGCTGGGggtcccctgcctgctcccgtTCCTGGCAGAAAGGCTGCCTGTGGTGGGGatgctgccagccccagcagtgcccggCTGTTCTCGGCTGCCCCGGGCTCTACAAGCCCCTGTCCTGGGTGAGTGCTGGGGGACGGTGCACCCATCGGGGGGGACCTGACATGGCTCTGCCTTGCAGAAAGACAAGGAGAGCCTGGCGCAGGCTTTGTCTGACTGCATTGTCTACTGCAAGAACGTGTCCTTCCGGGGCTTCCAGGAGGCCCGCAGCCATTCCCGGCCCTCCGAGATCTCCTCCCTCGCTGAGGCCAAGGCCAGGAAGCTCATCCGGGACGCAGGTGAGGCGGAGGGGGCAGCGCCACGCAGGGAGTGGGCCAGGGTGGAGGGGGCAGGCTCAGGTGTAGGGCTAAAGCCTCCAGACACCGGGGTTCCCTCCCTGTCCAGGAGAAAGAGAGTCCAGCGGGGCTGTACCCTGGTTTTTGGGTCTGGTGGATGAGGGGGGGTTATTGGCTTAGAAAGCGAGGCAGGATGCCTGCGttcctgggaggggagagggatgaggatgggtgggtgggtgggtgggtggatgagAGGATGGATGgctggatgggtgggtggataaGTGAACAGCACGTGGTGTGGGTGGCTCTGCTGGCCAGGGAATGACCCCACAAGCGGCCCTCATGCTCCATCCCTAGGGAATGAGTTTGTCCGCCACAACGCCTGGCAGCTGACACGCATCTACCCTAGTGGGATGCGGACTGACTCCTCCAACTACAGCCCCCAGGAGATGTGGAACGTGGGGTGCCAGATCGGTACGGCTGGAGGGCATCAGGGCTGCGAGCTGGGGAGATGCCCCGGGTCCCGTGCCAAATGGCACCATCAACACCCATGGTGCCAGCCACAACCTTGGCTGGTGCCAGGTCTGGCTGCAGGCTCTTGCCCTGCACTGGGGAGCCCGAGGGTACCTGGGTATTGTCCCCCTGTGTGGCCCTGCATCTCTCTGGCCATGGGGACAGGCTGGTTCTCACCTCCAAGCAGGGCACGGTCTCCAAGCTGCCCTGAACCCTTTCCCTACTGCCTTCCCCCAGTGGCCCTGAACTTCCAGACAGCCGGCACGGAGATGGACCTGTGTGATGGGCTCTTCAGCCAGAATGGCCGCTGTGGCTACGTGCTCAAACCACCCTTCATGAGGGACGAGGAGACCCTCTTCAACCCCAGTGACCCCGGCAGCCGGGAGGGCCCTGGCCCCATCACCCTGACGATCCAGGTATGGGGCCGAAGAGAGACCCCGGGGAGCCGTGACAGTGTCCTGGGGCTGTCGGTCCCAGCTGGGGACACTGCTGGGCAGCATGCCAGAGCCAAGCAGCCTCCCAGCAGATCGGTTTAGCTGCTCCCCGGTTCACAGGGTCACTGCCCCTTCCCACAGGTGATCAGCGGGCAGCAGTTGCCCAAAGTGGCCAACAGCAAGGATGGAGCCATCATCGACCCGCTGGTGCGCGTGGAGATCCACGGGGTCCCCGCAGACCAGGCGCACCAGGAGACCAAGTACATCGAGAACAACGGTGAGCCCCATGGTGGTACCAAGGACCGCGCTGAGCCCAGGCGGCCATCCCTGCCCTCCCTCGCCTTCCCAGCGCCCGCTCTCCCTTCCCAGGGTTTAACCCCCGCTGGGATGAGACGCTCCAGTTCCAGCTCCACGTGCCCGAGCTGGCCCTCGTCCGCTTTGTGGTGGAGGATTACGACAAGACCTCCAGGAACGACTTCGTGGGCCAGTTCACCTTAGCCTTTGCCAACATCAAACCTGGTGAGCGGCTGCTGcccggtggtggtggtgggccagggcagccctgcaggggTGTCTGGGCTCAGCTGGGTGCCAGAGAGCAGGGTGGGGGCAGCCGTCAGCCAGAGCCTCTGTCCCCCCTGCAGGCTACCGCCACATCCATCTCCTCTCCAAGGATGGCACCAGCATCCCACCTTCTTCGCTCTTCGTCCACATCCGCATCACCGAGCTGCCCGGTCCCGAGCAGGACTGAGCCCGTGGGGCGAGCAGGACCCGGATGTAAGCCATAGAGCCGGCCCCGAGCTGCTGCCCTCTTGTTGAGCTGTTTGTGTCATCCCTGTGTCGTCGTCGCTGCTGTGCCCCTGTTTGCAGTGGCCTCCAGAGGCTGGGAAAAGGCACTGACCTTCCCTTCCCAGGTTTGGGATGCTGCCTCCCACGCATGAGTGTGAGGTCTCCAATGGTGCAGCCCCCTGCgccccccacctgcagcctgcCCTGGCCCACGGGCACGGCTTGGccgcgaggaggaggagagatggtGCACAGCACCCCGGCTCTGCCCCAGGGGCTGGTCCCCCCCCCGGCCTGGGGAGCAAGGCTGGAGCCAAGCaaaccccagggctgggcagagctgggagaggaGTCGGTCCTCACTGCCCCAACCCTGCAGAGCCCcatcacagccccccccccccggctcctacagcccccagggctgctcccGGCCAGCGCCCGTTATTAACCCTTGCCGTGTCTTTTCTCTGTAAGCAACTTAATAAATTGTTCGGTGACCGGCAGGCTCGGGTCTGGGTGCAGTGGCGCTGGGGACAGAGACGGGAGCTGGGCTTCTGCTTGCGCTCTCTCCCTGCAGGCACCTGCTCCACGTCTCGCACAGAGCTCCAAACGGCCcaaagaaaaaggattaaaagGAGCTGAGAGATTCCTTTTATACAGCCGCATATTTTACATCCCATATACATATATgcctatacacacacatatatctctGCAGCAGGCCTGTGCCACTGGAGCCTTAAAGCAGTCAGGATTCGGCCTCACTGCGAAGCGCTGTCCTTCTCCGCGGGGCACCCTCCTTCCTGCTCTGTCCCAGGGGTGCCCCCAGCCTGCCTCTCCCTCTGCACAGCGTGGAGGTGGACGGTGGGCGTGCTGGGGTCCTTGCCCACCCCCTGGCTGGGGTCGCCAGCCCCACGCTCGGGGTGATGCCGCTGGATGTGTTTGATGACCTGGAACTTCTGCTTGGCCTTGTAGGGGCAGTAGCGGCAGAAGAAGGGGTGCTCGTTGGTGTGGGTCAGGTAATGGTGGCGCAGGCCGGCCGCCCAGCGGAAAGCCCGCCCGCAGGCATTGCAGACGTAGGGCTTCTCCTCGCTGTGCTTCTTCAGGTGGGTCTTCAGGAGGAAGCGGGTCTTGAAGGCCTTGCCGCACTGCTCACAGATGAAGGAGCGGGCCTCCCGGTGCCGCGTCTCCTTGTGCACACGCAGGGCGTCCGCCCGGTTGGTGCGGTACTCGCACTCGTCGCAGCGGTATGGCTTCAGGCCTGCAGcgatggggaaggggctgggatgggggtACGGTGCCCTCCCTCCTGCGGGTCTCACTGTCCCTGTAATGCCATCACTCCCCAGAGACCCCCCTACACACCATCCTCGGGACTGGGAAGGCGCAGCCAGCCAGCAGGCACCTTAAAACCCCAAATTTCCAAGGCACCATGCCTTGGCCCCTGGGGTCTGTACCGCCTcaccttccctcccgccctggggCACTGTCCCCAACCCACCAGCACATGGGAACGTGCTGCCTCCCAACTGCTGGGGGTCCTCCCGCGCCTCCAGCTGGGCCACTGGTAGCAAAGGAAGCATGGAGCTGGGGCCTGTGCAGCCCCAAAGCCCTCCCCGGTGCTCCACAGCCCGTCCTTGGCGGGCAGCACTCACCCGTGTGCTTCGTCATGTGGTACTTGAGCTGGTTCACCCACTTGCACTTGTAGCCGCAGTCAGGACAGAGGTATTTCCGCTCCTCCTTGTGGATCCGCATGTGGTACTAGGCACAGGGCAAGAGGGCAGGGTCAGGATGAGGCCATGCCACCTGCCCTGGGAACGTTCAGGGCTCTGGGGTGCCAGTGAGGGGCTCAAAGTCAGCTCTGACATCTCAAACTGCATGGGGCAAGGAGGGCTGTCTGCTTGCCTGGCAGACTATGGGCAGGGGGGATCCACAGCGGGGTCAGGATGAGACCCCCACACTGCTGAGCTTGCTCTGTCCCTGCCTTTGGAGGGGCACAGGCTTTTCTCCCCACTTAGGTATTTAGGGCAAAGCCCAGGTTAAAACCTAGCCCAACAGAGCTAGCCCTGAGCCAAGCACGTTGCGCAGCCTTGCCCAGGCGGCCCCAGAGGGCTCCAGCTCACCCTGGCCATTAAAAAAGTCAATATTTCTTTTAGCAAAACCAGACCATTTTCCCCTCCATTACCCCACGCCTGGCCCTCCTGTTCTAGGAAAGGCCCTTTACCATGCATGAGGATGCTGATCACCTATAGAAATGAGGGCAGGCTCTGGCTCTGCTTGCAGGGAAGCTGAGCTTTCCCTGCACCGTGTCTAACTGGTGCCACAGGGCTGGCTGCACCCAGAGGACGCTAGAGATGTCAGTGGGAAGAGGAGTGAACACGGACAGCTGCCCACCTTCTTGCTTTGCTACAAATCCCTCTTCCCCTTAATCTGCAACAGCAGGGAGAAGGGTTTACGACAGAAACATATTGTACCCAGGTGAGTTTTACCTGCTCACCTCCTATTCCTGTAGGAGCcacagagaagaggagagagaggacaAAACCTCCCCTTGGGAGTTTCTTCTTCCCCAAATCCCTGTACTTGGGATCCCCCCCAACCCACATAGATGCAGTCGGATATATTCCCTATGCCCAAAGCAGGGCTCTCACCTTGAGACGCGAGGGGTCGGCGCAGGCGTATTTACAGAGGTGGCACTTGTAGGGCTTCTCGCCAGTGTGGATGCGGATGTGCCACGTGATCTTCTGCCTGTTCTTGGTGGTGTACTCGCAGTCCGAGCACTTGTACACGCGGGTGCCCCCGTGGCCCTTCATATGCTGGTCGAAGACGAGCTGGTGGCGGCAGGCAAAGTCGCAGAAGGGGCATCGCAGGGGTTTGTCCTGCGGGGCATCTGGCTCGTGGCTCTCCACGTAATGCCACACCAGCTGCTGCCGCTCCTTGGCTGCAAAGCTGCACAGCTCACAGCGGTGGCTGAAATGCTGCGTCTTGTGCTCCTCCAGTGCCTCCCGGGTGGGAAAGGTCTCCTTGCAGGTGCTGCACTCCAGGTGCGGGTGCTGCTTCTGCACGTGACACTTGAGCGTGGCCTCGCTGTGGCACACGAAGCCGCAGCGCGGGCAGCCATAGGACACCTTCTCCTCGTGCCGCCGCAGGACGTGCTGCTTGAGGGCCGTCTCAGAGCTGAAGCGAGCCTCGCAGCGGGAGCAGCCGAAGTTGAGCTCGCCGCGGTGGCAGCTGTTGACGTGGCGGGTGATGTCGTTCTGCAGGTAGCTGCTGTAGTCGCAGAGCGGGCAGAAGTGGGTGGGCGTCTTCTCGTGCACCCGCAGGCGGTGGATGCGCAGCTTGGAGTTGGTGCCGAAGGTCTGGCTGCAGATGCTGCAGGCGATGCGCCCCACGCCGGTGTGCAGGGACTGGTGGGCCTCCAGGCGGTAGCGCCGAGTGGTGCTGAACTCGCAGTAGCGACACTTGTGCGGCTTCACCCCTTCGTGCTTGATGCGGATGTGCTGCCGCAGGCAGCGGGCCTGCTTGCAGGTGAACTCGCACTGGCGGCACTGCAGCTGCGGCCGCTTGCTGTAGTGCTTGCGGTGCAGCTTGCGGTGCAGCCGCAGGGCTTTGGCCACCTTGGAGGTGAAGGGGCAGGAGGCACAGCGAAACTCGCCCAGCGCCACGCAGCCCCTCTTCCTGTGCGTCTTCATGGCCCGTTCCTGGTGGCAGGTGAAGGGGCAGGTGGGGCAGGAGAAACGCCTTCTCTTCGGCAgggtggattttgggggggctgcatCCAGCGGGGGCTCACCAGGCTGGCCCGTCTCAACGTTGGCCAGGTCCCCTTTGGGGAGCTCGGTGCTTTGAGGTCCATCCTCCTCAGGATGCACGATGTGCTTCTCGGCACAGTGACTCCTGAGGGCCCGCCGGGAGCGGAAGGCCTCAGGGCACAGGGAGCACCAGAACTGCTCCAGGCTCCGGCACCCGTCCTCCACGTGGGAGGTGATGGTGGAGACACGGGAGCACACAAAGGAGCAGGCGTTGCAGTGCagcttccctccctccagccGGTATTTCTCTGAGGGTTTCCCAGGCTGGGGGGGACAAGCAGCTCCACCTGGCTCAGCCCCATCCCTTTGCTGGGGAGGCTCTTCCGCCACCTCTGTGCTGTCACCCGGCAGGGATTTCTCAGGGGCAGGACAGCCCGAGGCCCGTTCCCCAGCCAAAGGACTGCCCGCTGCCTGCATTTTGTCAGGCAGCAGTTCAGCTTCCCAGGGGCTCTCGGCATGCCCAGACTCCTCCGAGCCTCCCCTCTTGCTCTCCACTGTTTCTGTACCATTATCACCAGGCTGGTCAGCAGGTTGGCACAACCCAGGTGGCTCCTGACCAGCTGGTTTGAGGATCTTGCTCTTCTTCAGGAGGACTGGGCACTTCTTGAGGAGATGGGTGTTGAGCCCCCTTTGTTGCTTAAAGCTGGCGCCACACTCGCGGCACACGAGCGGGGCCCGGCGGCTCTGGCAGCTGGCCTTGGAGTGCAGGGACATGGACTTCTCCTTCCGCGTGATGTACGAGCACTTCTCGCACTTAAAGATCTGGCTCTCTGACTGCACCACCAGCATCtgcaccctgccctccagcaccaGCGTCTCCGCCTGCTCCTTGTCCTGCTTCCGCAGCGCCTTCAGCACTGACTCCGAGCCGCCTCTGGCATCATCATCGGAGGCGGCCACGTCCTCTGGGATAGGTGGGTGGCTTTGCTCGGCTGTTTTCAGCACGCTGAGCCAGGCCTCTGGCAGCTCGGCTTGGCTGGTTTCTCCCATCTCAGTGTCTGCCACCAGCTTGTGGTGGTCCGGGCACAACCCCTCGAGGTGGCCCATTGCTTGCCTTAGGGAGCCTTTTCCCTGGCTGTCTCCTGCTGCTACCCTGTCCTCCAGCCTCACCGCCTCATCTTCCTGTACATCTGCCTCCTCTTCGTCAAAGTCCGGGATGTCTTCAAGCGTATTGTCATTGTCCTCCAAGCCAAGGTCATCCCGGGAGCCCAGCATCTCGTAGGCTGTGGGAGGCTCCTTGCAGGACAGCATTTCCACACTCTCCGGCTGTGCTGTGCAGGCTTCTCCAGTCAAATGCTCCAGGAGGGGGTCAGACGAGACGTTAAGCGCCTCCAAATGCAACGTGCAGCTCTCCGCCACGTCCCCAGAAGCAGCGAGCTCAGTCGAGCCTGCAGAAGCATCTCCTTGCACGCAGTCATCTCCCAGGGCATCGCCAGCAGTGGGATGGCTCTGCTCCCCCTCACCCACACCTCCCTCAACCTCGCCGCTGCTCTCCAGGGGAGCGGCACTCTGCCCAAGGAGGGGCACCACGAACGCTTGCTGGTAGCCCTCTTCCCCCTGGGACTCCAGCTGGGATGGCTTCGCCTTTGCCCACTGCTCTTTGCTGGTGAGGGGGGAGCTGGCATCCACGCGCAGGGCTGTGCCAAGCTCGTAGCCAAAGAGCGCCTCGGATGAGCTAATCTCCAGCTCCTTGCTGGCGTAGTTTTCCAGCCAGTCCTTGTCACCGGGGACGTAGCCGTGAATCTTGCGCTTGTGGAAGAAGAGGCTGGTGTTGCTGAAGGTGCAGTAGGAGCAGAGGGCGCAGCGAAACTCCTTCTGCTTGGTGTGCTTGCAGTTCTCGTGGTTCAGCAGCGCCTGCTTGTACTTGGTTTGGTATGTGCAGTACTGGCACTGGAAGACGGGCACTTGGTAGTTCTGCGAGTGCTTTGCCTGCATGTGCTTCTGCAGCTCGTACTTGCGCTTGCAAGCAAAGCCACACACCTCGCAGATCAGACTCTTGCCCTGGTGTCGCAGCTTGTGGCTGCTCAGCTGGTCGGCACGGTGGCACCGGTATGAGCACTGGTTGCACTGGTACCTGTGGGGAAAGCAGAATTGGTCAGGAAGCGTGAGGAACCGGGGCACGCTGAGCCTGGTCAGACACGCCGAGCTCTGCTTCCCCATCCTGGACACATAGGGAAGGGGTACTCTTCGGTTTGCCAGGTCTGACCTTTGCCATCTGGGCAGCTCTTACCACAAGCaattcctccctgctgcagcccttgGCACTGCTGGTGCTTTACACCCCCCGCCTGGGGACGGGACGGACGTTCCCTGGGTATCCCATACAGTGACTGTGTCACCCCCCCACATGGATCAcaccagcagcacctccagcatCCCTGGAGGCAGACTAGACCCGAAGGAGGTGATAATGCAGAGGTAGAAACACGTTTTGGCAGAATCCTGCACGTGCTCAAGCTGGCCTTGGCCCACGAACATCAGTAGAGCCCATGAACACAAGCTCAGAGCTGCACTGA
Protein-coding sequences here:
- the ZNF142 gene encoding zinc finger protein 142 isoform X2, with the protein product MFQSERPSCLAPSQCPVAMSAEVAVSEGASREMEALCSELLLPTSGEAGAMGSPGVASTGLAGTPPLTASQDLLLAEASMPGEGAHAEGSNVEIFIEAVAGNMTLSNAANATEVLVKVVELYFCERCGQSFPEASLLSQHQCLLLAPPGHLELPGVLSASASEGQSKPEGSEPPPERLLCPICQEAFAQPGVLKEHFKTHRAPPGALPCPEKGCRFAAEDRKQLRGHLRRLHGASPVSCAYRACPLLFPSRPAMEQHHRTHFPFHCGHCDFITANAKLFWQHRKGHAAEPPTETPAAGGAPGSGPGGLEQRCVLPLAEGGQEEAGNCHPGWEATSAEARPAKPAGTGESSLEGRKASAGEEELDSGGDESPEDGESPCEGEAKEDGKAAPKKARVLRAQHFKGDVAEGSEYLYKTHMCPECKRCFKKRTHLVEHLHLHFPDPSLQCPNCHKYFTSKSKLKIHMMRETGEKAHRCPLCHYSSVEKNALNRHMASMHEDISNFYSDVYSCPVCEEKFQLSQALKEHLKTHKAEPKRLSCFQGGCNYCAEDRKEFVRHLKDAHGIKAVECKYHACSLLFGTAEAMEAHRKTHYAFHCQQCDFICSNKHVFRKHKKQGHPGSEQLQCSFCPYATFNPVEFHDHVGKMHANEKIHKCTECAFATAHKRVLIRHMLLHTGEKPHKCELCDFTCRDVSYLSKHMLTHSNDKNFMCTECGYITKWKHYLNVHMRKHTGDLRYQCNQCSYRCHRADQLSSHKLRHQGKSLICEVCGFACKRKYELQKHMQAKHSQNYQVPVFQCQYCTYQTKYKQALLNHENCKHTKQKEFRCALCSYCTFSNTSLFFHKRKIHGYVPGDKDWLENYASKELEISSSEALFGYELGTALRVDASSPLTSKEQWAKAKPSQLESQGEEGYQQAFVVPLLGQSAAPLESSGEVEGGVGEGEQSHPTAGDALGDDCVQGDASAGSTELAASGDVAESCTLHLEALNVSSDPLLEHLTGEACTAQPESVEMLSCKEPPTAYEMLGSRDDLGLEDNDNTLEDIPDFDEEEADVQEDEAVRLEDRVAAGDSQGKGSLRQAMGHLEGLCPDHHKLVADTEMGETSQAELPEAWLSVLKTAEQSHPPIPEDVAASDDDARGGSESVLKALRKQDKEQAETLVLEGRVQMLVVQSESQIFKCEKCSYITRKEKSMSLHSKASCQSRRAPLVCRECGASFKQQRGLNTHLLKKCPVLLKKSKILKPAGQEPPGLCQPADQPGDNGTETVESKRGGSEESGHAESPWEAELLPDKMQAAGSPLAGERASGCPAPEKSLPGDSTEVAEEPPQQRDGAEPGGAACPPQPGKPSEKYRLEGGKLHCNACSFVCSRVSTITSHVEDGCRSLEQFWCSLCPEAFRSRRALRSHCAEKHIVHPEEDGPQSTELPKGDLANVETGQPGEPPLDAAPPKSTLPKRRRFSCPTCPFTCHQERAMKTHRKRGCVALGEFRCASCPFTSKVAKALRLHRKLHRKHYSKRPQLQCRQCEFTCKQARCLRQHIRIKHEGVKPHKCRYCEFSTTRRYRLEAHQSLHTGVGRIACSICSQTFGTNSKLRIHRLRVHEKTPTHFCPLCDYSSYLQNDITRHVNSCHRGELNFGCSRCEARFSSETALKQHVLRRHEEKVSYGCPRCGFVCHSEATLKCHVQKQHPHLECSTCKETFPTREALEEHKTQHFSHRCELCSFAAKERQQLVWHYVESHEPDAPQDKPLRCPFCDFACRHQLVFDQHMKGHGGTRVYKCSDCEYTTKNRQKITWHIRIHTGEKPYKCHLCKYACADPSRLKYHMRIHKEERKYLCPDCGYKCKWVNQLKYHMTKHTGLKPYRCDECEYRTNRADALRVHKETRHREARSFICEQCGKAFKTRFLLKTHLKKHSEEKPYVCNACGRAFRWAAGLRHHYLTHTNEHPFFCRYCPYKAKQKFQVIKHIQRHHPERGAGDPSQGVGKDPSTPTVHLHAVQRERQAGGTPGTEQEGGCPAEKDSASQ
- the ZNF142 gene encoding zinc finger protein 142 isoform X3, producing MSAEVAVSEGASREMEALCSELLLPTSGEAGAMGSPGVASTGLAGTPPLTASQDLLLAEASMPGEGAHAEGSNVEIFIEAVAGNMTLSNAANATEVLVKVVELYFCERCGQSFPEASLLSQHQCLLLAPPGHLELPGVLSASASEGQSKPEGSEPPPERLLCPICQEAFAQPGVLKEHFKTHRAPPGALPCPEKGCRFAAEDRKQLRGHLRRLHGASPVSCAYRACPLLFPSRPAMEQHHRTHFPFHCGHCDFITANAKLFWQHRKGHAAEPPTETPAAGGAPGSGPGGLEQRCVLPLAAEGGQEEAGNCHPGWEATSAEARPAKPAGTGESSLEGRKASAGEEELDSGGDESPEDGESPCEGEAKEDGKAAPKKARVLRAQHFKGDVAEGSEYLYKTHMCPECKRCFKKRTHLVEHLHLHFPDPSLQCPNCHKYFTSKSKLKIHMMRETGEKAHRCPLCHYSSVEKNALNRHMASMHEDISNFYSDVYSCPVCEEKFQLSQALKEHLKTHKAEPKRLSCFQGGCNYCAEDRKEFVRHLKDAHGIKAVECKYHACSLLFGTAEAMEAHRKTHYAFHCQQCDFICSNKHVFRKHKKQGHPGSEQLQCSFCPYATFNPVEFHDHVGKMHANEKIHKCTECAFATAHKRVLIRHMLLHTGEKPHKCELCDFTCRDVSYLSKHMLTHSNDKNFMCTECGYITKWKHYLNVHMRKHTGDLRYQCNQCSYRCHRADQLSSHKLRHQGKSLICEVCGFACKRKYELQKHMQAKHSQNYQVPVFQCQYCTYQTKYKQALLNHENCKHTKQKEFRCALCSYCTFSNTSLFFHKRKIHGYVPGDKDWLENYASKELEISSSEALFGYELGTALRVDASSPLTSKEQWAKAKPSQLESQGEEGYQQAFVVPLLGQSAAPLESSGEVEGGVGEGEQSHPTAGDALGDDCVQGDASAGSTELAASGDVAESCTLHLEALNVSSDPLLEHLTGEACTAQPESVEMLSCKEPPTAYEMLGSRDDLGLEDNDNTLEDIPDFDEEEADVQEDEAVRLEDRVAAGDSQGKGSLRQAMGHLEGLCPDHHKLVADTEMGETSQAELPEAWLSVLKTAEQSHPPIPEDVAASDDDARGGSESVLKALRKQDKEQAETLVLEGRVQMLVVQSESQIFKCEKCSYITRKEKSMSLHSKASCQSRRAPLVCRECGASFKQQRGLNTHLLKKCPVLLKKSKILKPAGQEPPGLCQPADQPGDNGTETVESKRGGSEESGHAESPWEAELLPDKMQAAGSPLAGERASGCPAPEKSLPGDSTEVAEEPPQQRDGAEPGGAACPPQPGKPSEKYRLEGGKLHCNACSFVCSRVSTITSHVEDGCRSLEQFWCSLCPEAFRSRRALRSHCAEKHIVHPEEDGPQSTELPKGDLANVETGQPGEPPLDAAPPKSTLPKRRRFSCPTCPFTCHQERAMKTHRKRGCVALGEFRCASCPFTSKVAKALRLHRKLHRKHYSKRPQLQCRQCEFTCKQARCLRQHIRIKHEGVKPHKCRYCEFSTTRRYRLEAHQSLHTGVGRIACSICSQTFGTNSKLRIHRLRVHEKTPTHFCPLCDYSSYLQNDITRHVNSCHRGELNFGCSRCEARFSSETALKQHVLRRHEEKVSYGCPRCGFVCHSEATLKCHVQKQHPHLECSTCKETFPTREALEEHKTQHFSHRCELCSFAAKERQQLVWHYVESHEPDAPQDKPLRCPFCDFACRHQLVFDQHMKGHGGTRVYKCSDCEYTTKNRQKITWHIRIHTGEKPYKCHLCKYACADPSRLKYHMRIHKEERKYLCPDCGYKCKWVNQLKYHMTKHTGLKPYRCDECEYRTNRADALRVHKETRHREARSFICEQCGKAFKTRFLLKTHLKKHSEEKPYVCNACGRAFRWAAGLRHHYLTHTNEHPFFCRYCPYKAKQKFQVIKHIQRHHPERGAGDPSQGVGKDPSTPTVHLHAVQRERQAGGTPGTEQEGGCPAEKDSASQ
- the ZNF142 gene encoding zinc finger protein 142 isoform X1; the protein is MFQSERPSCLAPSQCPVAMSAEVAVSEGASREMEALCSELLLPTSGEAGAMGSPGVASTGLAGTPPLTASQDLLLAEASMPGEGAHAEGSNVEIFIEAVAGNMTLSNAANATEVLVKVVELYFCERCGQSFPEASLLSQHQCLLLAPPGHLELPGVLSASASEGQSKPEGSEPPPERLLCPICQEAFAQPGVLKEHFKTHRAPPGALPCPEKGCRFAAEDRKQLRGHLRRLHGASPVSCAYRACPLLFPSRPAMEQHHRTHFPFHCGHCDFITANAKLFWQHRKGHAAEPPTETPAAGGAPGSGPGGLEQRCVLPLAAEGGQEEAGNCHPGWEATSAEARPAKPAGTGESSLEGRKASAGEEELDSGGDESPEDGESPCEGEAKEDGKAAPKKARVLRAQHFKGDVAEGSEYLYKTHMCPECKRCFKKRTHLVEHLHLHFPDPSLQCPNCHKYFTSKSKLKIHMMRETGEKAHRCPLCHYSSVEKNALNRHMASMHEDISNFYSDVYSCPVCEEKFQLSQALKEHLKTHKAEPKRLSCFQGGCNYCAEDRKEFVRHLKDAHGIKAVECKYHACSLLFGTAEAMEAHRKTHYAFHCQQCDFICSNKHVFRKHKKQGHPGSEQLQCSFCPYATFNPVEFHDHVGKMHANEKIHKCTECAFATAHKRVLIRHMLLHTGEKPHKCELCDFTCRDVSYLSKHMLTHSNDKNFMCTECGYITKWKHYLNVHMRKHTGDLRYQCNQCSYRCHRADQLSSHKLRHQGKSLICEVCGFACKRKYELQKHMQAKHSQNYQVPVFQCQYCTYQTKYKQALLNHENCKHTKQKEFRCALCSYCTFSNTSLFFHKRKIHGYVPGDKDWLENYASKELEISSSEALFGYELGTALRVDASSPLTSKEQWAKAKPSQLESQGEEGYQQAFVVPLLGQSAAPLESSGEVEGGVGEGEQSHPTAGDALGDDCVQGDASAGSTELAASGDVAESCTLHLEALNVSSDPLLEHLTGEACTAQPESVEMLSCKEPPTAYEMLGSRDDLGLEDNDNTLEDIPDFDEEEADVQEDEAVRLEDRVAAGDSQGKGSLRQAMGHLEGLCPDHHKLVADTEMGETSQAELPEAWLSVLKTAEQSHPPIPEDVAASDDDARGGSESVLKALRKQDKEQAETLVLEGRVQMLVVQSESQIFKCEKCSYITRKEKSMSLHSKASCQSRRAPLVCRECGASFKQQRGLNTHLLKKCPVLLKKSKILKPAGQEPPGLCQPADQPGDNGTETVESKRGGSEESGHAESPWEAELLPDKMQAAGSPLAGERASGCPAPEKSLPGDSTEVAEEPPQQRDGAEPGGAACPPQPGKPSEKYRLEGGKLHCNACSFVCSRVSTITSHVEDGCRSLEQFWCSLCPEAFRSRRALRSHCAEKHIVHPEEDGPQSTELPKGDLANVETGQPGEPPLDAAPPKSTLPKRRRFSCPTCPFTCHQERAMKTHRKRGCVALGEFRCASCPFTSKVAKALRLHRKLHRKHYSKRPQLQCRQCEFTCKQARCLRQHIRIKHEGVKPHKCRYCEFSTTRRYRLEAHQSLHTGVGRIACSICSQTFGTNSKLRIHRLRVHEKTPTHFCPLCDYSSYLQNDITRHVNSCHRGELNFGCSRCEARFSSETALKQHVLRRHEEKVSYGCPRCGFVCHSEATLKCHVQKQHPHLECSTCKETFPTREALEEHKTQHFSHRCELCSFAAKERQQLVWHYVESHEPDAPQDKPLRCPFCDFACRHQLVFDQHMKGHGGTRVYKCSDCEYTTKNRQKITWHIRIHTGEKPYKCHLCKYACADPSRLKYHMRIHKEERKYLCPDCGYKCKWVNQLKYHMTKHTGLKPYRCDECEYRTNRADALRVHKETRHREARSFICEQCGKAFKTRFLLKTHLKKHSEEKPYVCNACGRAFRWAAGLRHHYLTHTNEHPFFCRYCPYKAKQKFQVIKHIQRHHPERGAGDPSQGVGKDPSTPTVHLHAVQRERQAGGTPGTEQEGGCPAEKDSASQ